The Nitrososphaerota archaeon genome includes a window with the following:
- a CDS encoding ATP-binding protein yields the protein MNPQSIFDDMGGKFEARLRDHRTVVRSTKTREGEISVSNSIAVLEAKFDFKVLDRLHQPSFVGIERVTSEGSRIYLIYEIVNLRPTHFQMLGMDVSLPKTVRLEFLTRINDSWGESEETWLDIVAVPTGYSLELESGEPRFAKTTLIPLIGSKAYLLSNYTVRKFLCVEEGVPIGTLIGFNMPLTVDIESIVRYHAGVFGFTGSGKSNLTSYLIRKAVEAIPDLKVVVFDVAGEYPIHLLDLLTTSGMVFSTEDFQGDVSNFLNAQAVPETLEQRLPDSVLRESVKRLFEEGRIQKVVAEDSGEFKIDLNFILTTLKNIYDSGKAGATSANLKLKEIIKQLIEGKGYDRNTDLTELREEDREYLIQTLEELVHLAPERSSLKIDLTAILDYLKEADKLRESEKVEAHILTPNAFANQLLKSDQPALNILYLPDPDKARLMAAKIINILLHIKKTRGARRKVLVVLDEAQEFIPDRTLKNDYSDESNRAVEALLRQGRKYRAHCWLSTQRVAHLNVNALQQLHSYFVSTLPRLYDRIVIADAFSLSYDLLEKTTELDTGQWLFVSYKATKQKSVPAFIQSPNNEDILLTNLGVK from the coding sequence TTGAATCCTCAAAGTATCTTTGATGATATGGGTGGAAAGTTCGAAGCAAGGTTAAGGGATCACAGAACCGTAGTTAGGTCAACGAAAACAAGAGAGGGAGAGATAAGCGTCTCTAACTCGATTGCTGTATTAGAGGCTAAATTCGACTTCAAGGTTCTTGATAGACTTCATCAACCATCCTTTGTTGGGATAGAGCGTGTAACATCCGAGGGCTCAAGGATCTACCTAATATATGAGATTGTTAATCTCAGACCTACACATTTTCAGATGCTTGGGATGGATGTTTCTCTACCTAAAACTGTTAGGCTGGAGTTTCTTACAAGGATAAATGATAGCTGGGGTGAGAGCGAGGAGACTTGGCTGGACATAGTGGCTGTACCCACTGGTTATTCGCTGGAACTGGAGAGTGGTGAACCAAGATTTGCGAAAACCACTCTGATACCCCTTATAGGCTCTAAGGCATATCTTCTCTCAAACTATACTGTACGCAAGTTTCTTTGCGTAGAAGAAGGTGTGCCGATAGGTACTCTGATAGGCTTTAACATGCCTTTGACCGTTGATATCGAAAGCATAGTTAGATACCACGCTGGCGTATTCGGCTTCACGGGTTCAGGCAAATCAAACCTAACATCCTATCTGATAAGAAAGGCGGTTGAAGCCATCCCAGATCTTAAAGTGGTGGTCTTTGATGTTGCTGGCGAGTATCCTATACACCTGCTAGATCTACTAACAACCAGTGGTATGGTCTTCTCAACCGAAGACTTTCAAGGCGATGTATCCAACTTCCTAAACGCTCAAGCTGTACCTGAAACATTAGAACAAAGGCTACCTGACTCGGTGCTTAGAGAGAGTGTTAAAAGATTATTTGAGGAAGGTAGGATTCAGAAGGTAGTGGCTGAAGATAGCGGGGAGTTCAAGATAGATCTGAATTTTATACTCACAACTCTGAAGAATATTTATGATTCAGGGAAAGCCGGGGCGACTTCCGCTAACCTTAAGCTTAAAGAGATCATAAAGCAGCTAATAGAGGGTAAAGGATACGATCGGAACACCGATCTAACGGAGCTTAGAGAGGAGGATAGAGAGTACCTTATCCAAACATTAGAAGAGCTGGTTCATTTAGCGCCAGAGCGATCGTCATTGAAGATAGACTTGACCGCAATTTTAGACTACCTTAAAGAAGCAGACAAGTTGAGGGAAAGCGAAAAAGTCGAAGCGCACATATTAACCCCGAACGCGTTTGCAAACCAGTTGCTGAAAAGTGACCAACCAGCTCTAAACATATTGTATCTGCCTGACCCAGACAAAGCCAGATTAATGGCGGCCAAAATCATCAACATTCTTCTCCACATAAAGAAGACCAGAGGCGCTAGAAGAAAGGTTCTGGTAGTGTTAGATGAGGCTCAAGAGTTCATCCCCGATAGGACTCTCAAAAACGACTATTCGGATGAATCAAATAGAGCGGTGGAAGCCCTTCTTAGACAGGGTAGAAAGTATAGGGCACACTGCTGGCTGAGCACGCAGAGAGTTGCACACTTGAATGTAAATGCTCTTCAGCAGCTTCACAGCTACTTTGTAAGCACCTTGCCTAGGCTATATGACAGAATCGTTATCGCAGACGCTTTCTCGCTCAGCTACGATCTATTGGAGAAGACTACTGAACTAGATACTGGTCAGTGGCTCTTTGTCTCCTACAAAGCTACTAAACAGAAGAGCGTTCCAGCATTTATACAGTCTCCTAATAACGAAGATATCCTGCTCACAAATCTGGGTGTTAAGTAG
- a CDS encoding sulfurtransferase TusA family protein has translation MVNKLDLRGLYCPEPVFRTKVAVDALPTGEVIEVIADDPASEEDIPRWANRVGHSILSIQKNGKDIHFLIKKVK, from the coding sequence ATCGTAAACAAACTCGATTTAAGAGGGCTCTACTGTCCAGAACCAGTATTCCGAACGAAGGTAGCCGTGGATGCCCTTCCAACAGGTGAGGTTATCGAGGTTATCGCAGATGACCCAGCCTCTGAAGAAGATATACCGCGTTGGGCGAACAGGGTTGGGCATAGCATACTTTCCATCCAGAAGAACGGCAAAGACATACACTTCTTGATCAAGAAGGTGAAGTAG
- a CDS encoding molybdopterin-dependent oxidoreductase, with amino-acid sequence MGFKSGLVAGAASIAVAALLKIILVDAPFAPEIIAQAIISITPAALSYRIIEVLGSAAKYLALLLGIALLLCFYGFLGIILTYVQEFKKIRVVGVLVSTTLAYSTTLTLVLLAANLSGDLLRIQLSSLIIYHIPLSVIFGIIVGASYLMAFAPHSQQANVERRRLIKRLILSTPLVAAALSTLLYLTLSKSAEDKLSEPYVKTLKPLTDYEVTPTPLFFSISKDFVSPTVDVERWVLKVNGLVTDPLQLRLDDIKAMPQVEEYATLECVSNPVGGDLISTALWRGVTLRSILEKAEVKNDAKYVVFRCSDGYSVGIPLHVALDEGTILAYEMNNEPLTADHGYPLRLIAPKYYGMMNPKWITEIEVVDSIYLGFWQKLGWANEAEYQTHSTILVPGYSPLRKRFGLDPKPQETRLGDKVQIFGIAFAGDRGISKVEVSLDGGSTWLTANLKKPLSKYTWVIWWLDWEVNTLGSYLIKVRATDGYGYLQSDDLSEPFPKGASGYHTIVVHVEAT; translated from the coding sequence ATGGGGTTTAAATCCGGACTAGTGGCTGGAGCGGCGTCAATAGCGGTAGCCGCGCTTCTAAAAATAATATTAGTCGACGCCCCATTCGCTCCCGAAATCATAGCACAAGCCATAATCTCTATTACCCCTGCAGCGCTCTCCTACCGAATAATAGAGGTACTTGGCTCTGCTGCAAAGTATCTTGCCCTTCTTCTGGGAATAGCATTACTTCTCTGCTTTTATGGTTTCTTAGGTATAATTCTAACTTATGTGCAAGAATTTAAGAAAATCAGAGTGGTTGGTGTGCTCGTCTCCACTACCTTAGCCTACTCAACTACACTCACACTTGTATTACTAGCTGCCAACCTCTCTGGAGATCTACTGCGAATACAACTCAGTAGCCTCATAATCTACCACATACCCTTAAGCGTAATCTTTGGAATCATAGTAGGAGCCTCCTATTTAATGGCTTTCGCACCACATAGTCAGCAAGCAAATGTTGAAAGAAGACGACTAATCAAAAGGCTAATTTTAAGCACACCTTTAGTGGCAGCTGCCCTATCCACCTTACTCTATTTGACTTTATCTAAATCTGCTGAAGACAAGCTTTCGGAACCTTATGTGAAAACTCTCAAACCTTTGACAGACTACGAAGTCACACCAACTCCCCTATTCTTCTCAATTTCGAAAGACTTTGTTTCGCCTACAGTTGATGTAGAGAGGTGGGTGCTTAAGGTTAATGGGTTGGTAACTGATCCGCTTCAGCTAAGGTTAGATGACATTAAGGCTATGCCTCAAGTAGAAGAGTATGCTACATTAGAATGTGTCAGTAACCCGGTAGGAGGGGATCTGATAAGCACAGCTCTTTGGAGAGGTGTGACGTTAAGAAGCATATTAGAAAAGGCCGAAGTCAAAAATGATGCCAAGTATGTTGTGTTCAGATGCTCTGATGGATATAGCGTGGGCATACCGCTTCATGTAGCCTTAGACGAGGGGACTATACTAGCCTATGAAATGAATAACGAACCATTAACCGCAGATCACGGTTACCCGCTAAGACTCATAGCACCAAAATATTACGGTATGATGAATCCAAAGTGGATAACCGAGATAGAAGTAGTCGATAGCATATACTTGGGTTTTTGGCAAAAGCTCGGTTGGGCTAATGAAGCAGAATACCAGACACATTCAACTATATTGGTGCCTGGCTATAGTCCACTTAGAAAGCGCTTCGGACTAGACCCGAAACCACAAGAAACAAGGCTAGGCGATAAAGTGCAGATTTTTGGTATAGCTTTCGCTGGCGATAGAGGCATATCTAAGGTTGAAGTCAGCCTAGATGGCGGTTCAACTTGGCTAACAGCTAACCTCAAGAAACCCCTCTCTAAGTATACTTGGGTTATATGGTGGTTAGATTGGGAGGTTAATACATTAGGCAGCTATCTGATTAAGGTTAGGGCTACAGACGGCTATGGGTACCTTCAGTCAGACGACCTATCTGAACCATTCCCAAAGGGCGCTTCAGGATACCACACAATAGTTGTACACGTAGAAGCTACTTAA
- a CDS encoding cysteine synthase family protein encodes MVYNTFEVKSVQSFEDILKRVGNTPHIPLSSPNDKVELYAKLEWFNPFGSLKDRAALWMIKDAEKKGVLKKGQTILIEPTSGNTGIAIAGIARALGYTAELVVPAKVSEETKELIRRLGALVLQTEDDLCPRVGPGTDQCIALANSIIRARPEKYVMLNQYANEANFLAHYESTGPEIWSSLKDVTHFIAGVGTGGTLTGVAAYIKKKNPNVKVIGVQPQKAHHIQGLRNLEESMAPELLRRRLDLIDEWIKVSDSEAFKTVRFLAESKRLFVGPSSGAVYAAAQKVAERLSKGKLVLIFADDGRKFWSLYSKFKVFTREEFEYYSRNARYLPENILFQEEVLRVY; translated from the coding sequence ATGGTGTACAATACTTTTGAGGTGAAGTCGGTGCAGAGCTTTGAGGATATCTTAAAGCGCGTGGGCAATACGCCACACATACCACTCTCATCCCCCAACGATAAAGTAGAGCTATATGCTAAGCTAGAATGGTTCAACCCCTTCGGCTCGCTAAAGGATAGGGCAGCGCTATGGATGATCAAAGACGCCGAGAAAAAGGGGGTGCTAAAAAAAGGGCAGACCATACTCATCGAACCGACATCAGGTAACACCGGCATCGCTATAGCTGGTATAGCGAGGGCACTCGGCTATACTGCCGAATTAGTCGTCCCGGCTAAAGTCAGCGAAGAAACCAAAGAGCTGATCAGGAGGCTTGGGGCGTTGGTACTTCAGACGGAAGATGATCTATGCCCACGTGTAGGGCCGGGCACAGATCAGTGCATAGCGTTAGCGAACTCTATAATTAGGGCTAGACCGGAGAAGTATGTTATGCTGAACCAGTATGCGAACGAAGCAAACTTCCTTGCGCACTATGAGAGCACGGGTCCAGAGATTTGGAGCAGCCTAAAAGATGTGACACACTTCATAGCTGGAGTAGGCACAGGAGGCACTTTAACTGGTGTGGCAGCTTACATTAAGAAGAAGAACCCTAACGTTAAAGTTATTGGTGTGCAGCCTCAAAAGGCTCACCATATACAAGGCTTAAGAAACTTAGAGGAATCTATGGCGCCTGAGTTGCTCCGCAGAAGGCTCGATTTAATAGATGAGTGGATCAAAGTCTCCGATAGCGAGGCGTTCAAAACGGTTAGGTTTCTTGCAGAATCTAAACGTCTATTTGTAGGCCCATCTAGCGGCGCTGTTTACGCAGCAGCCCAAAAAGTGGCTGAGAGGCTCAGTAAAGGTAAACTGGTTCTGATATTTGCTGATGATGGCAGAAAGTTCTGGAGCCTCTACAGCAAATTTAAAGTCTTCACGAGAGAGGAGTTCGAATATTACAGCCGCAACGCAAGGTACCTGCCTGAAAACATATTATTCCAAGAGGAAGTTTTGAGGGTTTACTAA
- a CDS encoding sulfur reduction protein DsrE, whose product MSEQRKKMLYVQTSGVDTPERLYAPLILAATAAATDIDATVYFVIKGVTAVRKGEAEKIKIGEFPTLKEVLDQAVKAGVKLMACERSCQLLGIPRDQIMSEVKLVGAATLNDLVLEADGVQYF is encoded by the coding sequence ATGAGTGAGCAAAGAAAGAAGATGCTATATGTTCAAACAAGTGGGGTGGACACACCTGAGCGCCTTTACGCACCCTTAATATTAGCAGCAACAGCCGCTGCGACAGATATAGACGCTACGGTCTACTTCGTAATAAAAGGTGTGACTGCAGTAAGGAAAGGTGAGGCAGAGAAGATCAAGATAGGAGAGTTCCCAACCCTCAAAGAGGTTCTAGATCAAGCGGTCAAAGCGGGTGTAAAGTTGATGGCTTGTGAACGAAGCTGCCAACTGCTCGGCATACCAAGGGATCAGATAATGAGTGAGGTAAAGCTGGTTGGCGCCGCTACTCTAAACGATCTCGTGTTGGAGGCTGATGGTGTACAATACTTTTGA